In Acinetobacter lwoffii, the DNA window GCTAATAGCGGGAATTTCCAGTTAGGCGAATATCACTATACGCTTGCGATTTTTGGTGATTCACCAAATCAAGTTGCTCTGAATGTTTCGAGTGCCAGAACTGCTTTATCAGATGAAGCAGGATTCAAAATGGCTGTAATTGATACTGTTCCTGAATGTGCATGGTTCTCGCAATTAGCGGGTAACTTTAATATGCGTCCAAGAGAAGCATATCTCACAAGCCTAAATTTTTCTGCTTTAAGCCCTTTCCATAACTTCGCAAGAGGTAAACGTGACGGCAATCCTTGGGGTGAAGCACTAGCTTTATTTAAAACTCCAAGTGGCCAACCATTTTACTTTAATCATCATGTTAGCCCAGATAAGCAAGATTCTACAGATGACAAGATGCCAGGTAATACGTGTGTCATTGGAACAACTGGTGTGGGTAAAACAACCCTAGTCATGGCCATGATGATGTTTGCTTGTAAGTATAAAAATCTGAAGGGTGTTTTCTTTGATAAAGATAGGGGCGCAGAAATTGGGATTAGACGGATTGGGGGTCAATACTATGCCTTAGAGCGTGGTGTACCAACTGGCTTTAATCCGTTGCAGCTACCACCGACTGAAACAAATATTCAGTTTGTAGAAAAGCTTGTAAAAATTCTGGTAGGTGGTGTTCGTAATGCTGCCGAAGATCTGGAAATCAGTCAGGCTGTTCGTACCATTATGCGTGATGATATGCCGTTAGAACTCCGCAGACTTTCAGCTTTATATATGAATCTGAAAGTAAATGGCGGGGGGGATTCGCTTCAGGATCGTTTAGCTAAATGGTGTAACACTGCTGATCATGACGGAAATTTATCTTGGGTCTTTGATAATCCATACGATACTCAAGACTTTTCTAAAGCAAAAATGCCAATCTTTGGTTATGACTACACGGAATTTTTAGATGATCCAGAAGTCCGTACACCAATCATGGCTTATCTATTACACATCACAGATTCATTGATTGATGGTAGTCCGTTTATTTATTGGATGGACGAGTTTTGGAAGCCATTAACAGATGAATATTTCAAAGATTTTGCCAAAGATAAGCAGAAAACTATTCGTAAATTGAATGGTCTAGGTGTCTTTATGACGCAATCCCCAAGTGACGTTTTAGATTCTGACATTGGTAAAACAATGGTTGAACAAAGCGTTACTCAAATCTTTTTACCTAATCCTCGTGCTGATTACGATGACTATGTAAACGGCTTTAAGATCACTCCGCAAGAATTTGAAATTATTAGAGAGCTAGAAGAAAACTCACGCATGTTCTTAGTTAAGCAGGGTAGCCGTTCCGCACTCTGCAAAATGGATCTAGGCGAAATGCGTGACGTTTTACAGATTATTTCAGGCTCTAAGGACAATGTAGAACTTCTCGAAAATCTCATGAATGAAGTTGGTGAAGATCCTAACGATTGGGGCGAACTTTTCTTACAACGGATCGCAGAACGTAAAAAATTAATTTCAGAAAAAGGAGTTGCTTAGTCATGACTAAGTTTTTAGCACTATCAAGTTTGTTGGTTATTTCTACTTTAACAACTGCATGTTCTGATGATAAGGAACAGGTTAAGCAGTTAAAAGAAGAAGTGAAGGCTGCACAACAATTAAAACCTCAAGATTTAACTGCTGAACAGCAAGAGGAACTGAAGCAGCGCAAGGCTAGAGCATCCCAAAAGGGTAATATTCTTGATGAATATGATCCTTCTGCACCTCAAAAATCAGTAAAACCAGAAACTAAAAAAGGATCGGGAAATATCCTCGATGGATATAACCCAGATTCAAAATAATTAAGGATTCATAGGGGATTGCAATGGCAATTATTACTACATTAGAAACAAAAATTGATTCTCTATTAGCAAGTTACGTGACAGGTGTTAGTAGTAATATCGCTTCTGCAATTGTTCCTATAGCTTTGACTGCTGCAACAATTTATATCCTGATCATTGGCTACAATATTGCGACTGGTGCACAAGAAGATTCCATTTATACCGCTTTATGGAAGTTTTTTAAGATCGCTTTTGTGGGTGGGATTGCTTTAAGTGCAGGGGTTTATCAGTCCTTTGTTGTTGAAGCCATTAACGGACTAGCCATAGGTTTAATTCAAATTGTTAGTCCAGGTGGTGAATCTTCGTTAGGTGCTTTACTGGATCAAGTGAGCGTTCCGTGGGGTGAATTAATCCAAAAATTAGGTGAGGAAGCTGAATCAGCTTCTGGCGTTTTCCCTGATATTGGCTTGTATTTATCTGCTGCAGTTGTTGCTGTCGCTCAATTCCTATTGTTCTTCATTGGTACTGGCCTATATTTACTGGCAAAAATCAGTCTGCAACTTTGTTTAGGCGTTGGTCCCATATTCATTCTGTGTGCAATGTTCCCTGCTACACAAAAATATTTTGAAAGTTGGCTTTCTCAAACATTGAGCTATGTTTTCACCATAGGCTTTATCACAGCAATTATCAGTATGCTCTTTGCTTTCGTTTCAGGCATGTGTACGCAAATCACTAATAACTTTGATGCGGGCGACATTCTTACTTCTGTAGTTTCCCTCTGTATTGTTGCGGGAACTATTGTAGTGATCATGTGGAACATTCCAACGATGGCTTCAGCCATAACAGGTGGGGCGGGTGTTCAAGGTGTCGGTCGTGCTGTAGCTCAAGCAATTACTAAAGGTCGTGGCGGTAATAATTCAAAATCTGATAGTGCTTCAGCTACTCCTACCACTGGGGGAAGTGTTCAAGGGAATTCTAGCAGCTCTAATAATTCCAATAGCTCGAATACAGGAGGATCTAAGCCGTTATATCAACGACACACACTCTCTAACCTCAAAAGAAACAAATAGGAATTTTTCTAATGAAAAAACAATTGTTAGCTTTGGGTTTAGGTTCATCTTTGTTTATTAGTGGTCAAGCCAATGCTACAGGTATTCCTGTCATTGACGGTGCTAACCTTGTTCAAGCTGTTCAAAATATGGTGGCTTGGGGTGAGCAATACAATCAGATGGTGAACCAGATCCAACAGGCAAAACAGCAATACGATTCCATTACTGGTATTCGTGGTTTCGGTGATGCTGTCAATAATCCATATCTTAAAGACGTGATTCCAAGTGATGTTGCTGACATTTATAAAGGCATCCAACAAGGCGGTGTCAATGGTATGACTTCAGCAGCTAGGAACATTCGTGATGCCACAATGGTTTATGACTGTGCTTCTAGAACTGGCCAGAACTATAAAGCCTGTCAAGCTGCATTAAATAACAATGCACAAACACAGGCTTTAAATCAGCAAGCGTTAGGCGTTGCGGATCTGCGTACTGAGCAGATTGATAATCTGCGTAAACAGATCAATAACACTACTGATGCTAAAGCTATCGCTGAGTTACAGGCTAGGATTCAAGCGGAACAGTCACAAGTTGCTAATGATGCAAACCGAATTGCTTTGATGCAGGCGCAAGCGCAAGCTCAAAAAGATGCAGCACAACAGCTTGAAATTGAAGGCCGATTAAAACGTGCTGCCCAAAAAGGCAACATTCTTGACGGCTACTCTGGTAACTAAACTTTTAAAAAAAAGCCCATTTCTTTTGAAATGGGTATTTTTTTTTCAATTTTTCAGAAAACATTGAATTAATAAAACCAAAATATATTATTTTGGTTTACGATTTTTATATTTTTTGGCATACTTAGAGAAATAACTCTAATAGGGTCTATCGGGTCTATCATGAACAAACTTAAAAAAGTATCTGCTGCTGAAGAAGCTAAAAGCTATGAAAAAGCTATGGATTGGGAAGCAGATCTTATTGCGATGCGAGCTAAGTCAGAACGTAAAGCTTGGACTATTGCAAAAGTAGCGGTGGGCGTGGCCGTCTTAGAAGCCATTGGATTAGTGACATTAGCTCCAATGCGCCAGACTGTACCTGTTGTTTTCACAGTAGATAAAGCTCAAGGAAATGTTGAATACGTGGGCGTTGTTGATGATCAGCAAGTGAAAGGCAAACAAGAATTAATTGATAAAAATAACATTACTCGTTATGTAACCGCCC includes these proteins:
- the virB5 gene encoding P-type DNA transfer protein VirB5; translated protein: MKKQLLALGLGSSLFISGQANATGIPVIDGANLVQAVQNMVAWGEQYNQMVNQIQQAKQQYDSITGIRGFGDAVNNPYLKDVIPSDVADIYKGIQQGGVNGMTSAARNIRDATMVYDCASRTGQNYKACQAALNNNAQTQALNQQALGVADLRTEQIDNLRKQINNTTDAKAIAELQARIQAEQSQVANDANRIALMQAQAQAQKDAAQQLEIEGRLKRAAQKGNILDGYSGN
- a CDS encoding VirB4 family type IV secretion/conjugal transfer ATPase: MRSKQQVKDSANAEVAISDYLPFGNHVSNNVIKLKNGEYIATWKLEGISFETVEADIIRIRKEGLNNFYRALGGGHFAVWTHKIRRGVNERLNGVYENDFIADFNERYYQQFQGEKNKQMATELYLTILYRPEISRLTKIFKSKASRDPVALKKQIKRDLDILDDVAKQVEASLYHYNPERLATYTKKGFVYSEMCNLLGFLTNGVWEEIPLRQANLDQYIPSSRLFFGDKNGYLQIKHPEAQKYVGFLDIQEFPRLSESGMCNSILYGNYEYIETQSFTVYGKRDAVDKLKTIKGQLNSVEDVSDQEIRDIDLAMSEANSGNFQLGEYHYTLAIFGDSPNQVALNVSSARTALSDEAGFKMAVIDTVPECAWFSQLAGNFNMRPREAYLTSLNFSALSPFHNFARGKRDGNPWGEALALFKTPSGQPFYFNHHVSPDKQDSTDDKMPGNTCVIGTTGVGKTTLVMAMMMFACKYKNLKGVFFDKDRGAEIGIRRIGGQYYALERGVPTGFNPLQLPPTETNIQFVEKLVKILVGGVRNAAEDLEISQAVRTIMRDDMPLELRRLSALYMNLKVNGGGDSLQDRLAKWCNTADHDGNLSWVFDNPYDTQDFSKAKMPIFGYDYTEFLDDPEVRTPIMAYLLHITDSLIDGSPFIYWMDEFWKPLTDEYFKDFAKDKQKTIRKLNGLGVFMTQSPSDVLDSDIGKTMVEQSVTQIFLPNPRADYDDYVNGFKITPQEFEIIRELEENSRMFLVKQGSRSALCKMDLGEMRDVLQIISGSKDNVELLENLMNEVGEDPNDWGELFLQRIAERKKLISEKGVA
- a CDS encoding type IV secretion system protein, coding for MAIITTLETKIDSLLASYVTGVSSNIASAIVPIALTAATIYILIIGYNIATGAQEDSIYTALWKFFKIAFVGGIALSAGVYQSFVVEAINGLAIGLIQIVSPGGESSLGALLDQVSVPWGELIQKLGEEAESASGVFPDIGLYLSAAVVAVAQFLLFFIGTGLYLLAKISLQLCLGVGPIFILCAMFPATQKYFESWLSQTLSYVFTIGFITAIISMLFAFVSGMCTQITNNFDAGDILTSVVSLCIVAGTIVVIMWNIPTMASAITGGAGVQGVGRAVAQAITKGRGGNNSKSDSASATPTTGGSVQGNSSSSNNSNSSNTGGSKPLYQRHTLSNLKRNK